One genomic region from Bacillota bacterium encodes:
- a CDS encoding aminotransferase class I/II-fold pyridoxal phosphate-dependent enzyme: protein LVFICDPNNPTGNRVGAAAIVEALTRANPETYVAVDEAYWEFNLGEAGEAAMTVAGLIAHYPSLIVLRTMSKAFALAGARLGFALAGRETAARLEVVRMAFNVNSLSMAVAEVVLNEADYVRDVVARVIDGRRRLTAGLAGIAGLSPLPSWTNFVLVGTVRPAAEVAKALADRGVRVRLFPDVRLSNHFRISVGRPEELDQCLEALSDVMEGDS from the coding sequence GCTGGTCTTCATCTGCGACCCCAACAACCCGACGGGCAACCGGGTGGGGGCGGCGGCCATCGTCGAGGCCCTGACCCGGGCCAATCCCGAGACCTACGTGGCCGTGGATGAGGCCTACTGGGAGTTCAACCTGGGGGAAGCCGGCGAGGCCGCGATGACGGTGGCCGGGCTCATCGCCCACTACCCAAGCCTCATCGTCCTCAGGACGATGTCCAAGGCCTTCGCTCTGGCCGGGGCCCGGCTCGGCTTCGCCCTGGCCGGCCGGGAGACGGCCGCCCGCCTGGAGGTGGTCCGGATGGCCTTCAACGTCAACTCGCTGTCGATGGCCGTCGCCGAGGTGGTCCTCAACGAGGCCGATTACGTCCGGGACGTGGTCGCCCGGGTCATCGACGGCCGGCGGCGGCTGACGGCCGGATTGGCCGGCATCGCCGGCCTCTCCCCGCTCCCGTCCTGGACCAACTTCGTCCTCGTCGGGACAGTCCGCCCGGCGGCCGAGGTGGCCAAGGCGTTGGCCGACCGCGGGGTCCGGGTCCGCCTCTTCCCCGACGTCCGGCTGTCCAACCACTTCCGGATCAGCGTCGGGCGACCGGAGGAGCTCGATCAATGTCTGGAAGCCTTGAGCGACGTGATGGAGGGAGACTCATGA
- a CDS encoding imidazoleglycerol-phosphate dehydratase, producing the protein MNDQEKRAEARERRGECERATAETAVRVAVHLDRPEPVELSTPLPFLTHMLDQLARHGEFGLELTARFTGEPLAHHLAEDAGMALGRAIDQALGDRSGVTRFGWAVVPMDESLAEAAVDLSGRGGFYGRVDFSSAATAGFEAADGVEFLRALAVNARLTLHLDLKRGGNAHHELEACHKALAVALRQAFAPAMSPAGAGGGSAAGGSAAGGSAGGASVPSTKGVL; encoded by the coding sequence ATGAACGATCAGGAGAAGCGGGCCGAGGCCCGCGAGCGCCGTGGGGAGTGCGAACGGGCGACGGCCGAGACCGCCGTCCGGGTGGCCGTCCACCTGGATCGCCCGGAGCCGGTGGAGCTGTCGACCCCCCTCCCCTTCCTGACCCACATGCTCGATCAGTTGGCCAGGCATGGTGAGTTCGGCCTGGAACTGACGGCCCGCTTCACCGGTGAACCCCTGGCCCACCACCTGGCCGAGGACGCCGGCATGGCCCTCGGGCGGGCGATCGACCAGGCCCTCGGCGACCGGAGCGGGGTGACCCGTTTCGGCTGGGCGGTCGTCCCGATGGACGAGTCCCTGGCCGAGGCGGCGGTGGACCTCTCCGGTCGAGGCGGCTTCTACGGTCGGGTCGATTTCTCGTCGGCCGCCACCGCAGGCTTCGAGGCCGCCGACGGGGTCGAGTTCCTGCGGGCCCTGGCGGTCAACGCCCGCCTGACCCTCCACCTCGACCTGAAGCGGGGCGGGAACGCCCACCATGAGCTGGAGGCCTGTCACAAGGCCCTGGCCGTGGCCCTGCGGCAGGCCTTCGCGCCGGCGATGAGCCCGGCCGGGGCGGGCGGAGGCTCGGCGGCCGGGGGCTCGGCGGCCGGGGGCTCGGCGGGCGGGGCCTCGGTCCCGTCGACCAAGGGGGTCCTTTAG